In the Quercus lobata isolate SW786 chromosome 5, ValleyOak3.0 Primary Assembly, whole genome shotgun sequence genome, one interval contains:
- the LOC115992998 gene encoding uncharacterized protein LOC115992998 yields MASRQDIGNKAGEITGQAQVKKDELLDRASDAAHLAQNSSPNLTGQATNFLQQTGEQVKNMAQGAAVAVKNTLGLNTDSPNSTNNRSNTDNPSNPNTASTINNPSYPNTTSNINNPSNPSTRI; encoded by the exons ATGGCAAGCCGTCAGGATATTGGAAACAAGGCAGGCGAAATCACAGGTCAAGCTCAG GTAAAGAAGGATGAGCTTCTGGACCGGGCATCTGATGCAGCTCACTTAGCCCAAAACTCTTCCCCTAACCTCACAGGACAAGCCACCAACTTCCTTCAACAG ACGGGTGAGCAAGTAAAGAACATGGCGCAAGGGGCCGCAGTGGCAGTGAAGAACACACTGGGATTGAACACAGACAGCCCCAACAGCACCAACAATAGAAGCAACACCGACAATCCAAGCAACCCAAATACCGCGAGCACCATCAACAATCCAAGCTACCCAAATACCACGAGCAACATCAACAATCCGAGCAACCCAAGTACAAGGatttga